Below is a genomic region from Streptomyces sp. NBC_00250.
AAGTCGGAATATGCTCCGAGTAGGTTAGCGGAGGCTCGGACGAAATCCTGTGAGCCCCTGTGAACAACGGTCGCGAGGGCCGGGTGAACACGGTGGGGGAAGACCGGGTTCACCCGGCAGCCTCGTCAGTCCCGACAGCACCGGCGGGCGTTCCCGCACGAACGGCGGCCGGAGGGCGGGACGTCAGTGGGGCCTGCGGGCGGCGGACAGGACGTCGGCGGTCGTGCGGACAGCGGCGTCGGCGGTCACGGGGCCGTCGCCTTTCCCAGCGGCGAGAGGTCGGGACGCTTCGGTCCCATTCCGTCGCCGGCCGACTGGCCCCGGAGTTGACGCGCCATCCAGGGAAGGAAGTGCGCACGGAACCACCGCAGGTCCTGGAGCTGTTCGGCCGGCCACGGTCGACGCTCCGCCGCCCAGGCGGAGGCGGGCTCCTGCTGCCGTGGAAGACCGAGGACGTCGGCGGCCCGCCGGGCGACCTGCTCGTGCCCTTCGGACGACAGGTGCAGCCGGTCCTCGCTCCAGGCGCGCGGATGCTGGATCGCCCGCAGTGACCACAGGTCGACCACCGCGCAGCCGTGCCGGTCGGCGATGGCGCGGATGTGGGCCGTGTAGACGGCGATCTTCCCGCGCAGCCTGCGCAGGACCGGCGTGTCGCGGGGGTCGAAGCCCGTGAAGACCAGGACCGTACCGGCCGCGCCGGTGAGCTCGGTGATCGCGGCCTCGAAGCGGGCGGCGATGTCGTCGGGGGAGCTGCCGGGATGCAGGATGTCGTTGCCGCCCGCGCACAGACTCACCAGGTCCGGTGCGAACTCCCGCACCCTCGGCACCTGCTCCTCGACTATCTCGTCGAGCAACCGGCCCCGGACGGCGAGGTTGGCGTAGCGGAACTCCGGGGTGGGGGAGTGCCGGGCCAGTCGGGTGGCGAGCCGGTCGGCCCAGCCGACCACCTCGCCCCCGGGAGTCTCGTCGCCGACCCCTTCGGTGAAACTGTCGCCGAGTGCCGCGTACGAGCTGATGCCGAGGGCCGCCGGGTGGGGGCCGAGGCCGGGCGGCGTGGTGGACGGGCCGATGGCGGACGGCGTGGACGGCGTGGACGGGCCGATGCCGGGCGTCGTCGTGTGCGGGCCGATGCCGGGGGCCGCCGCCTCGTACGGACCGGGGCCGTATCGGATGGACGGGGGACGGGTCACTTCCGGCATGTCCTGTCCCCTGCCTTTC
It encodes:
- a CDS encoding SGNH/GDSL hydrolase family protein; amino-acid sequence: MPEVTRPPSIRYGPGPYEAAAPGIGPHTTTPGIGPSTPSTPSAIGPSTTPPGLGPHPAALGISSYAALGDSFTEGVGDETPGGEVVGWADRLATRLARHSPTPEFRYANLAVRGRLLDEIVEEQVPRVREFAPDLVSLCAGGNDILHPGSSPDDIAARFEAAITELTGAAGTVLVFTGFDPRDTPVLRRLRGKIAVYTAHIRAIADRHGCAVVDLWSLRAIQHPRAWSEDRLHLSSEGHEQVARRAADVLGLPRQQEPASAWAAERRPWPAEQLQDLRWFRAHFLPWMARQLRGQSAGDGMGPKRPDLSPLGKATAP